A window of Planctomycetota bacterium contains these coding sequences:
- a CDS encoding M48 family metalloprotease, whose product MMQILILMLMMGLLAHDEAGMAVEPLWGHGAMALAALLPYAVIFMIVLAACARTRGVMRREPGRVTKTLHRLDLIIGAARAACVGVFMADLYLLGMLTWVRDLIGDWVLLPDLIVLAPPLATITAMWWAHYPIDRRMREATLIRNVDEGGPIFPIWSRRQYVLSQVRHQLLLMLAPLLLILTWTESVRHWATPGSTIEQYQVEFTMLGGVAAFALAPLMIRYIWDTVPLPESALRQRLLHLCGQYRVRVRQLLLWRTYGGMINGAVMGVIAPLRFILLTDGLLERMTDAQIEAVMAHELGHVKRHHMPWMIVCAGAALWFVGDLIAALTDHLQFVTGIEYKHLNHTAKLGVDGLSALFMIGAWALIFGYISRRFERQADTFAVQHLCETNVSAEAVDTVAGALKQVALLNHMTVEQRSWRHGSIQWRIDYLRSLVGKPVRKLSIDAQIRLIRWSSVAVMVGLFALDHGRTM is encoded by the coding sequence ATGATGCAGATTCTCATTTTGATGTTGATGATGGGGCTGCTGGCTCATGACGAGGCGGGCATGGCGGTCGAGCCGCTGTGGGGGCATGGGGCGATGGCGCTGGCGGCGCTGTTGCCCTACGCGGTGATTTTCATGATCGTGCTGGCGGCGTGCGCGCGGACGCGGGGCGTGATGCGGCGCGAGCCGGGCCGGGTCACGAAAACGCTGCACCGGCTGGACCTGATCATCGGCGCGGCGCGCGCGGCGTGCGTCGGCGTCTTCATGGCGGACCTGTACCTCCTGGGCATGCTCACGTGGGTCCGCGATCTGATCGGCGACTGGGTCCTCCTGCCGGACCTGATCGTGCTCGCTCCGCCGCTGGCGACGATCACGGCGATGTGGTGGGCCCATTACCCGATCGACCGCCGCATGCGCGAGGCGACGCTGATTCGCAACGTCGACGAGGGCGGCCCGATTTTCCCCATCTGGTCCCGCCGGCAATATGTCCTCTCGCAGGTGCGCCATCAGCTTCTACTGATGCTCGCGCCGCTGCTGCTGATTCTCACATGGACCGAGTCCGTGCGGCACTGGGCGACGCCCGGGTCGACCATCGAACAGTACCAGGTCGAGTTCACCATGCTCGGCGGCGTGGCGGCGTTCGCGCTGGCGCCCCTGATGATCCGCTACATCTGGGACACCGTCCCGCTCCCCGAAAGCGCGCTGCGCCAGCGGCTCCTGCACCTGTGCGGACAATATCGCGTGCGCGTGCGGCAGCTTCTTCTTTGGCGCACCTACGGGGGCATGATCAACGGCGCCGTCATGGGCGTCATCGCCCCGCTGCGGTTCATCCTGCTCACCGACGGCCTGCTCGAACGCATGACCGACGCGCAGATCGAAGCCGTCATGGCCCACGAACTCGGCCACGTCAAGCGGCACCACATGCCCTGGATGATCGTCTGCGCCGGAGCCGCCCTCTGGTTCGTCGGCGACCTCATCGCCGCCCTCACCGATCATCTTCAGTTCGTCACCGGCATCGAATACAAACATCTCAACCACACCGCGAAGCTCGGCGTCGACGGGCTGTCGGCGCTGTTCATGATCGGTGCGTGGGCCCTGATCTTCGGGTACATCTCGCGGCGCTTCGAGCGGCAGGCCGACACGTTCGCTGTGCAGCACCTTTGCGAAACGAACGTCAGCGCCGAAGCCGTCGACACCGTCGCGGGGGCGCTCAAGCAGGTGGCGCTGCTCAATCACATGACGGTCGAGCAGCGAAGCTGGCGCCATGGGTCGATCCAATGGCGCATCGACTACCTCCGCTCGCTCGTCGGCAAGCCGGTCCGCAAACTTTCGATCGATGCGCAGATCCGCCTCATCCGCTGGTCCAGCGTCGCCGTGATGGTCGGCCTTTTCGCCCTTGACCACGGGCGTACAATGTAG